In Brienomyrus brachyistius isolate T26 unplaced genomic scaffold, BBRACH_0.4 scaffold43, whole genome shotgun sequence, a single genomic region encodes these proteins:
- the LOC125722854 gene encoding zona pellucida sperm-binding protein 3-like isoform X28 — translation MAVHEGVIVLLLLLGCSCEAQLKSGFLVKTPQVAAVYQNGLGAPQVVAAGYQVGVGAPQVASTGYQVGVGAPQVASTGYQVGVGAPQVASTGYQVGVGAPQVASTGYQVGVGATKVGATGFQVGVGAPQVASTGFQVGVGGTGYQVGVGATKVGAAGYLSEQVAPALVKSVTGMQVNPDSVRVVCGEDSVMVDVLQDLLAIGQLINASDITLGGCAPTGQDASGTVRFQSVLQACGSTLMMTADALVYSFALIYTPSGINGSPIVRTNGAVVGIECHYLRKQNVSSNALVPTWIPYYATMAAEAQLNFSLRLMDDAWQNERASNVYFLGSVLNIEASVLVGNSQPLRVFVDSCVATLVPDVTSVPSYAFVQNSGCLTDAKVTGSRSQFLPRKQDDKLQLQLDAFRFSQDGRSSLYITCSLRATVASVPVDSQHKACSFSLAANRWVSVDGNDQVCGCCDASCGLAGVAGAQGTGFLGPIAIQQGPPTASQPGQLYILKG, via the exons ATGGCAGTGCATGAGGGGGTTATAGTGCTGCTTCTTCTTTTAGGTTGCAGCTGTGAAGCTCAACTGAAGTCTGGGTTTCTTGTGAAGACCCCTCAAGTGGCTGCAGTTTATCAAAATGGAttaggtgctccccaggtggtggcagctggctatcaggttggcgtaggggctccccaggtggcttcgaccggctatcaggttggcgtaggggctccccag gtggcttcgaccggctatcaggttggcgtaggggctccccaggtggcttcgaccggctatcaggttggcgtaggggctccccaggtggcttcgaccggctatcaggttggcgtaggggctaccAAGGTGGGGgcgaccggcttccaggttggcgtaggggctccccaggtggcttcgaccggcttccaggttggcgtgggggggaccggctatcaggttggcgtaggggctaccAAGGTGGGGGCGGCCGGCTATCTGAGCGAGCAAGTTGCTCCTGCTCTGGTTAAATCTGTGACTGGAATGCAAGTGAACCCTGATAGtgtgagggttgtatgtggggaGGATTCGGTTATGGTGGATGTGCTACAGGACCTTCTAGCTATTGGCCAGCTGATCAATGCTTCAGACATCACCCTTGGTGGTTGTGCACCCACTGGGCAGGATGCTTCTGGCACAGTGAGGTTTCAGTCTGTGCTGCAGGCCTGTGGAAGTACACTGATG ATGACTGCTGATGCCCTGGTCTATAGCTTTGCATTGATCTACACCCCCAGTGGTATTAATGGCAGccccattgtgaggaccaatggTGCTGTGGTTGGCATTGAGTGTCACTATTTGAG GAAGCAGAATGTGAGCAGCAATGCCCTGGTGCCAACCTGGATCCCCTACTATGCTACAATGGCGGCTGAGGCACAACTGAATTTCTCACTGAGGCTGATGGATG ATGCATGGCAGAATGAGAGGGCCTCCAATGTGTACTTCCTGGGAAGTGTCCTGAACATTGAAGCCTCTGTCCTTGTGGGCAACAGTCAGCCCCTGCGTGTCTTTGTGGACAGCTGTGTGGCCACCTTGGTCCCTGATGTGACCTCTGTCCCTAGCTATGCCTTTGTGCAGAACTCTGG GTGCCTGACTGATGCCAAGGTGACAGGATCCCGCTCCCAGTTCCTGCCCAGAAAGCAGGATGACAAGCTGCAGCTTCAGCTGGATGCTTTCAGGTTCTCTCAGGATGGCAGGAGCTCA CTGTACATTACTTGCAGCCTGAGAGCAACAGTGGCTTCTGTGCCTGTGGATTCCCAACACAAGGCTTGTTCCTTCTCTCTTGCCGCTAACAG GTGGGTGTCTGTGGATGGGAATGAccaggtgtgtggctgctgtGACGCCAGCTGTGGGCTTGCAGGTGTAGCAG GTGCTCAAGGCACAGGTTTTCTGGGCCCCATTGCTATCCAACAGGGTCCTCCCACGGCTAGTCAGCCTGGACAGCTGTATATTCTGAAGGGATAG
- the LOC125722854 gene encoding zona pellucida sperm-binding protein 3-like isoform X12, whose translation MAVHEGVIVLLLLLGCSCEAQLKSGFLVKTPQVAAVYQNGLGAPQVVAAGYQVGVGAPQVASTGYQVGVGAPQVSSTGYQVGVGAPQVASTGYQVGVGAPQVASTGYQVGVGAPQVASTGYQVGVGAPQVASTGYQVGVGATKVGATGFQVGVGAPQVASTGFQVGVGGTGYQVGVGATKVGAAGYLSEQVAPALVKSVTGMQVNPDSVRVVCGEDSVMVDVLQDLLAIGQLINASDITLGGCAPTGQDASGTVRFQSVLQACGSTLMMTADALVYSFALIYTPSGINGSPIVRTNGAVVGIECHYLRKQNVSSNALVPTWIPYYATMAAEAQLNFSLRLMDDAWQNERASNVYFLGSVLNIEASVLVGNSQPLRVFVDSCVATLVPDVTSVPSYAFVQNSGCLTDAKVTGSRSQFLPRKQDDKLQLQLDAFRFSQDGRSSLYITCSLRATVASVPVDSQHKACSFSLAANRWVSVDGNDQVCGCCDASCGLAGVAGAQGTGFLGPIAIQQGPPTASQPGQLYILKG comes from the exons ATGGCAGTGCATGAGGGGGTTATAGTGCTGCTTCTTCTTTTAGGTTGCAGCTGTGAAGCTCAACTGAAGTCTGGGTTTCTTGTGAAGACCCCTCAAGTGGCTGCAGTTTATCAAAATGGAttaggtgctccccaggtggtggcagctggctatcaggttggcgtaggggctccccaggtggcttcgaccggctatcaggttggcgtaggggctccccag gtgtcttcgaccggctatcaggttggcgtaggggctccccaggtggcttcgaccggctatcaggttggcgtaggggctccccaggtggcttcgaccggctatcaggttggcgtaggggctccccaggtggcttcgaccggctatcaggttggcgtaggggctccccaggtggcttcgaccggctatcaggttggcgtaggggctaccAAGGTGGGGgcgaccggcttccaggttggcgtaggggctccccaggtggcttcgaccggcttccaggttggcgtgggggggaccggctatcaggttggcgtaggggctaccAAGGTGGGGGCGGCCGGCTATCTGAGCGAGCAAGTTGCTCCTGCTCTGGTTAAATCTGTGACTGGAATGCAAGTGAACCCTGATAGtgtgagggttgtatgtggggaGGATTCGGTTATGGTGGATGTGCTACAGGACCTTCTAGCTATTGGCCAGCTGATCAATGCTTCAGACATCACCCTTGGTGGTTGTGCACCCACTGGGCAGGATGCTTCTGGCACAGTGAGGTTTCAGTCTGTGCTGCAGGCCTGTGGAAGTACACTGATG ATGACTGCTGATGCCCTGGTCTATAGCTTTGCATTGATCTACACCCCCAGTGGTATTAATGGCAGccccattgtgaggaccaatggTGCTGTGGTTGGCATTGAGTGTCACTATTTGAG GAAGCAGAATGTGAGCAGCAATGCCCTGGTGCCAACCTGGATCCCCTACTATGCTACAATGGCGGCTGAGGCACAACTGAATTTCTCACTGAGGCTGATGGATG ATGCATGGCAGAATGAGAGGGCCTCCAATGTGTACTTCCTGGGAAGTGTCCTGAACATTGAAGCCTCTGTCCTTGTGGGCAACAGTCAGCCCCTGCGTGTCTTTGTGGACAGCTGTGTGGCCACCTTGGTCCCTGATGTGACCTCTGTCCCTAGCTATGCCTTTGTGCAGAACTCTGG GTGCCTGACTGATGCCAAGGTGACAGGATCCCGCTCCCAGTTCCTGCCCAGAAAGCAGGATGACAAGCTGCAGCTTCAGCTGGATGCTTTCAGGTTCTCTCAGGATGGCAGGAGCTCA CTGTACATTACTTGCAGCCTGAGAGCAACAGTGGCTTCTGTGCCTGTGGATTCCCAACACAAGGCTTGTTCCTTCTCTCTTGCCGCTAACAG GTGGGTGTCTGTGGATGGGAATGAccaggtgtgtggctgctgtGACGCCAGCTGTGGGCTTGCAGGTGTAGCAG GTGCTCAAGGCACAGGTTTTCTGGGCCCCATTGCTATCCAACAGGGTCCTCCCACGGCTAGTCAGCCTGGACAGCTGTATATTCTGAAGGGATAG
- the LOC125722854 gene encoding zona pellucida sperm-binding protein 3-like isoform X18: protein MAVHEGVIVLLLLLGCSCEAQLKSGFLVKTPQVAAVYQNGLGAPQVVAAGYQVGVGAPQVASTGYQVGVGAPQVVAAGYQVGVGAPQVVAAGYQVGVGAPQVASTGYQVGVGAPQVASTGYQVGVGAPQVASTGYQVGVGATKVGATGFQVGVGAPQVASTGFQVGVGGTGYQVGVGATKVGAAGYLSEQVAPALVKSVTGMQVNPDSVRVVCGEDSVMVDVLQDLLAIGQLINASDITLGGCAPTGQDASGTVRFQSVLQACGSTLMMTADALVYSFALIYTPSGINGSPIVRTNGAVVGIECHYLRKQNVSSNALVPTWIPYYATMAAEAQLNFSLRLMDDAWQNERASNVYFLGSVLNIEASVLVGNSQPLRVFVDSCVATLVPDVTSVPSYAFVQNSGCLTDAKVTGSRSQFLPRKQDDKLQLQLDAFRFSQDGRSSLYITCSLRATVASVPVDSQHKACSFSLAANRWVSVDGNDQVCGCCDASCGLAGVAGAQGTGFLGPIAIQQGPPTASQPGQLYILKG, encoded by the exons ATGGCAGTGCATGAGGGGGTTATAGTGCTGCTTCTTCTTTTAGGTTGCAGCTGTGAAGCTCAACTGAAGTCTGGGTTTCTTGTGAAGACCCCTCAAGTGGCTGCAGTTTATCAAAATGGAttaggtgctccccaggtggtggcagctggctatcaggttggcgtaggggctccccaggtggcttcgaccggctatcaggttggcgtaggggctccccaggtggtggcagctggctatcaggttggcgtaggggctccccaggtggtggcagctggctatcaggttggcgtaggggctccccag gtggcttcgaccggctatcaggttggcgtaggggctccccaggtggcttcgaccggctatcaggttggcgtaggggctccccaggtggcttcgaccggctatcaggttggcgtaggggctaccAAGGTGGGGgcgaccggcttccaggttggcgtaggggctccccaggtggcttcgaccggcttccaggttggcgtgggggggaccggctatcaggttggcgtaggggctaccAAGGTGGGGGCGGCCGGCTATCTGAGCGAGCAAGTTGCTCCTGCTCTGGTTAAATCTGTGACTGGAATGCAAGTGAACCCTGATAGtgtgagggttgtatgtggggaGGATTCGGTTATGGTGGATGTGCTACAGGACCTTCTAGCTATTGGCCAGCTGATCAATGCTTCAGACATCACCCTTGGTGGTTGTGCACCCACTGGGCAGGATGCTTCTGGCACAGTGAGGTTTCAGTCTGTGCTGCAGGCCTGTGGAAGTACACTGATG ATGACTGCTGATGCCCTGGTCTATAGCTTTGCATTGATCTACACCCCCAGTGGTATTAATGGCAGccccattgtgaggaccaatggTGCTGTGGTTGGCATTGAGTGTCACTATTTGAG GAAGCAGAATGTGAGCAGCAATGCCCTGGTGCCAACCTGGATCCCCTACTATGCTACAATGGCGGCTGAGGCACAACTGAATTTCTCACTGAGGCTGATGGATG ATGCATGGCAGAATGAGAGGGCCTCCAATGTGTACTTCCTGGGAAGTGTCCTGAACATTGAAGCCTCTGTCCTTGTGGGCAACAGTCAGCCCCTGCGTGTCTTTGTGGACAGCTGTGTGGCCACCTTGGTCCCTGATGTGACCTCTGTCCCTAGCTATGCCTTTGTGCAGAACTCTGG GTGCCTGACTGATGCCAAGGTGACAGGATCCCGCTCCCAGTTCCTGCCCAGAAAGCAGGATGACAAGCTGCAGCTTCAGCTGGATGCTTTCAGGTTCTCTCAGGATGGCAGGAGCTCA CTGTACATTACTTGCAGCCTGAGAGCAACAGTGGCTTCTGTGCCTGTGGATTCCCAACACAAGGCTTGTTCCTTCTCTCTTGCCGCTAACAG GTGGGTGTCTGTGGATGGGAATGAccaggtgtgtggctgctgtGACGCCAGCTGTGGGCTTGCAGGTGTAGCAG GTGCTCAAGGCACAGGTTTTCTGGGCCCCATTGCTATCCAACAGGGTCCTCCCACGGCTAGTCAGCCTGGACAGCTGTATATTCTGAAGGGATAG
- the LOC125722854 gene encoding zona pellucida sperm-binding protein 3-like isoform X20, whose translation MAVHEGVIVLLLLLGCSCEAQLKSGFLVKTPQVAAVYQNGLGAPQVVAAGYQVGVGAPQVASTGYQVGVGAPQVVAAGYQVGVGAPQVVAAGYQVGVGAPQVSSTGYQVGVGAPQVASTGYQVGVGAPQVASTGYQVGVGATKVGATGFQVGVGAPQVASTGFQVGVGGTGYQVGVGATKVGAAGYLSEQVAPALVKSVTGMQVNPDSVRVVCGEDSVMVDVLQDLLAIGQLINASDITLGGCAPTGQDASGTVRFQSVLQACGSTLMMTADALVYSFALIYTPSGINGSPIVRTNGAVVGIECHYLRKQNVSSNALVPTWIPYYATMAAEAQLNFSLRLMDDAWQNERASNVYFLGSVLNIEASVLVGNSQPLRVFVDSCVATLVPDVTSVPSYAFVQNSGCLTDAKVTGSRSQFLPRKQDDKLQLQLDAFRFSQDGRSSLYITCSLRATVASVPVDSQHKACSFSLAANRWVSVDGNDQVCGCCDASCGLAGVAGAQGTGFLGPIAIQQGPPTASQPGQLYILKG comes from the exons ATGGCAGTGCATGAGGGGGTTATAGTGCTGCTTCTTCTTTTAGGTTGCAGCTGTGAAGCTCAACTGAAGTCTGGGTTTCTTGTGAAGACCCCTCAAGTGGCTGCAGTTTATCAAAATGGAttaggtgctccccaggtggtggcagctggctatcaggttggcgtaggggctccccaggtggcttcgaccggctatcaggttggcgtaggggctccccaggtggtggcagctggctatcaggttggcgtaggggctccccaggtggtggcagctggctatcaggttggcgtaggggctccccag gtgtcttcgaccggctatcaggttggcgtaggggctccccag gtggcttcgaccggctatcaggttggcgtaggggctccccaggtggcttcgaccggctatcaggttggcgtaggggctaccAAGGTGGGGgcgaccggcttccaggttggcgtaggggctccccaggtggcttcgaccggcttccaggttggcgtgggggggaccggctatcaggttggcgtaggggctaccAAGGTGGGGGCGGCCGGCTATCTGAGCGAGCAAGTTGCTCCTGCTCTGGTTAAATCTGTGACTGGAATGCAAGTGAACCCTGATAGtgtgagggttgtatgtggggaGGATTCGGTTATGGTGGATGTGCTACAGGACCTTCTAGCTATTGGCCAGCTGATCAATGCTTCAGACATCACCCTTGGTGGTTGTGCACCCACTGGGCAGGATGCTTCTGGCACAGTGAGGTTTCAGTCTGTGCTGCAGGCCTGTGGAAGTACACTGATG ATGACTGCTGATGCCCTGGTCTATAGCTTTGCATTGATCTACACCCCCAGTGGTATTAATGGCAGccccattgtgaggaccaatggTGCTGTGGTTGGCATTGAGTGTCACTATTTGAG GAAGCAGAATGTGAGCAGCAATGCCCTGGTGCCAACCTGGATCCCCTACTATGCTACAATGGCGGCTGAGGCACAACTGAATTTCTCACTGAGGCTGATGGATG ATGCATGGCAGAATGAGAGGGCCTCCAATGTGTACTTCCTGGGAAGTGTCCTGAACATTGAAGCCTCTGTCCTTGTGGGCAACAGTCAGCCCCTGCGTGTCTTTGTGGACAGCTGTGTGGCCACCTTGGTCCCTGATGTGACCTCTGTCCCTAGCTATGCCTTTGTGCAGAACTCTGG GTGCCTGACTGATGCCAAGGTGACAGGATCCCGCTCCCAGTTCCTGCCCAGAAAGCAGGATGACAAGCTGCAGCTTCAGCTGGATGCTTTCAGGTTCTCTCAGGATGGCAGGAGCTCA CTGTACATTACTTGCAGCCTGAGAGCAACAGTGGCTTCTGTGCCTGTGGATTCCCAACACAAGGCTTGTTCCTTCTCTCTTGCCGCTAACAG GTGGGTGTCTGTGGATGGGAATGAccaggtgtgtggctgctgtGACGCCAGCTGTGGGCTTGCAGGTGTAGCAG GTGCTCAAGGCACAGGTTTTCTGGGCCCCATTGCTATCCAACAGGGTCCTCCCACGGCTAGTCAGCCTGGACAGCTGTATATTCTGAAGGGATAG
- the LOC125722854 gene encoding zona pellucida sperm-binding protein 3-like isoform X4 — MAVHEGVIVLLLLLGCSCEAQLKSGFLVKTPQVAAVYQNGLGAPQVVAAGYQVGVGAPQVASTGYQVGVGAPQVVAAGYQVGVGAPQVVAAGYQVGVGAPQVSSTGYQVGVGAPQVASTGYQVGVGAPQVASTGYQVGVGAPQVASTGYQVGVGAPQVASTGYQVGVGATKVGATGFQVGVGAPQVASTGFQVGVGGTGYQVGVGATKVGAAGYLSEQVAPALVKSVTGMQVNPDSVRVVCGEDSVMVDVLQDLLAIGQLINASDITLGGCAPTGQDASGTVRFQSVLQACGSTLMMTADALVYSFALIYTPSGINGSPIVRTNGAVVGIECHYLRKQNVSSNALVPTWIPYYATMAAEAQLNFSLRLMDDAWQNERASNVYFLGSVLNIEASVLVGNSQPLRVFVDSCVATLVPDVTSVPSYAFVQNSGCLTDAKVTGSRSQFLPRKQDDKLQLQLDAFRFSQDGRSSLYITCSLRATVASVPVDSQHKACSFSLAANRWVSVDGNDQVCGCCDASCGLAGVAGAQGTGFLGPIAIQQGPPTASQPGQLYILKG; from the exons ATGGCAGTGCATGAGGGGGTTATAGTGCTGCTTCTTCTTTTAGGTTGCAGCTGTGAAGCTCAACTGAAGTCTGGGTTTCTTGTGAAGACCCCTCAAGTGGCTGCAGTTTATCAAAATGGAttaggtgctccccaggtggtggcagctggctatcaggttggcgtaggggctccccaggtggcttcgaccggctatcaggttggcgtaggggctccccaggtggtggcagctggctatcaggttggcgtaggggctccccaggtggtggcagctggctatcaggttggcgtaggggctccccag gtgtcttcgaccggctatcaggttggcgtaggggctccccaggtggcttcgaccggctatcaggttggcgtaggggctccccaggtggcttcgaccggctatcaggttggcgtaggggctccccaggtggcttcgaccggctatcaggttggcgtaggggctccccaggtggcttcgaccggctatcaggttggcgtaggggctaccAAGGTGGGGgcgaccggcttccaggttggcgtaggggctccccaggtggcttcgaccggcttccaggttggcgtgggggggaccggctatcaggttggcgtaggggctaccAAGGTGGGGGCGGCCGGCTATCTGAGCGAGCAAGTTGCTCCTGCTCTGGTTAAATCTGTGACTGGAATGCAAGTGAACCCTGATAGtgtgagggttgtatgtggggaGGATTCGGTTATGGTGGATGTGCTACAGGACCTTCTAGCTATTGGCCAGCTGATCAATGCTTCAGACATCACCCTTGGTGGTTGTGCACCCACTGGGCAGGATGCTTCTGGCACAGTGAGGTTTCAGTCTGTGCTGCAGGCCTGTGGAAGTACACTGATG ATGACTGCTGATGCCCTGGTCTATAGCTTTGCATTGATCTACACCCCCAGTGGTATTAATGGCAGccccattgtgaggaccaatggTGCTGTGGTTGGCATTGAGTGTCACTATTTGAG GAAGCAGAATGTGAGCAGCAATGCCCTGGTGCCAACCTGGATCCCCTACTATGCTACAATGGCGGCTGAGGCACAACTGAATTTCTCACTGAGGCTGATGGATG ATGCATGGCAGAATGAGAGGGCCTCCAATGTGTACTTCCTGGGAAGTGTCCTGAACATTGAAGCCTCTGTCCTTGTGGGCAACAGTCAGCCCCTGCGTGTCTTTGTGGACAGCTGTGTGGCCACCTTGGTCCCTGATGTGACCTCTGTCCCTAGCTATGCCTTTGTGCAGAACTCTGG GTGCCTGACTGATGCCAAGGTGACAGGATCCCGCTCCCAGTTCCTGCCCAGAAAGCAGGATGACAAGCTGCAGCTTCAGCTGGATGCTTTCAGGTTCTCTCAGGATGGCAGGAGCTCA CTGTACATTACTTGCAGCCTGAGAGCAACAGTGGCTTCTGTGCCTGTGGATTCCCAACACAAGGCTTGTTCCTTCTCTCTTGCCGCTAACAG GTGGGTGTCTGTGGATGGGAATGAccaggtgtgtggctgctgtGACGCCAGCTGTGGGCTTGCAGGTGTAGCAG GTGCTCAAGGCACAGGTTTTCTGGGCCCCATTGCTATCCAACAGGGTCCTCCCACGGCTAGTCAGCCTGGACAGCTGTATATTCTGAAGGGATAG
- the LOC125722854 gene encoding zona pellucida sperm-binding protein 3-like isoform X22, whose protein sequence is MAVHEGVIVLLLLLGCSCEAQLKSGFLVKTPQVAAVYQNGLGAPQVVAAGYQVGVGAPQVASTGYQVGVGAPQVASTGYQVGVGAPQVASTGYQVGVGAPQVASTGYQVGVGAPQVASTGYQVGVGATKVGATGFQVGVGAPQVASTGFQVGVGGTGYQVGVGATKVGAAGYLSEQVAPALVKSVTGMQVNPDSVRVVCGEDSVMVDVLQDLLAIGQLINASDITLGGCAPTGQDASGTVRFQSVLQACGSTLMMTADALVYSFALIYTPSGINGSPIVRTNGAVVGIECHYLRKQNVSSNALVPTWIPYYATMAAEAQLNFSLRLMDDAWQNERASNVYFLGSVLNIEASVLVGNSQPLRVFVDSCVATLVPDVTSVPSYAFVQNSGCLTDAKVTGSRSQFLPRKQDDKLQLQLDAFRFSQDGRSSLYITCSLRATVASVPVDSQHKACSFSLAANRWVSVDGNDQVCGCCDASCGLAGVAGAQGTGFLGPIAIQQGPPTASQPGQLYILKG, encoded by the exons ATGGCAGTGCATGAGGGGGTTATAGTGCTGCTTCTTCTTTTAGGTTGCAGCTGTGAAGCTCAACTGAAGTCTGGGTTTCTTGTGAAGACCCCTCAAGTGGCTGCAGTTTATCAAAATGGAttaggtgctccccaggtggtggcagctggctatcaggttggcgtaggggctccccaggtggcttcgaccggctatcaggttggcgtaggggctccccag gtggcttcgaccggctatcaggttggcgtaggggctccccaggtggcttcgaccggctatcaggttggcgtaggggctccccaggtggcttcgaccggctatcaggttggcgtaggggctccccaggtggcttcgaccggctatcaggttggcgtaggggctaccAAGGTGGGGgcgaccggcttccaggttggcgtaggggctccccaggtggcttcgaccggcttccaggttggcgtgggggggaccggctatcaggttggcgtaggggctaccAAGGTGGGGGCGGCCGGCTATCTGAGCGAGCAAGTTGCTCCTGCTCTGGTTAAATCTGTGACTGGAATGCAAGTGAACCCTGATAGtgtgagggttgtatgtggggaGGATTCGGTTATGGTGGATGTGCTACAGGACCTTCTAGCTATTGGCCAGCTGATCAATGCTTCAGACATCACCCTTGGTGGTTGTGCACCCACTGGGCAGGATGCTTCTGGCACAGTGAGGTTTCAGTCTGTGCTGCAGGCCTGTGGAAGTACACTGATG ATGACTGCTGATGCCCTGGTCTATAGCTTTGCATTGATCTACACCCCCAGTGGTATTAATGGCAGccccattgtgaggaccaatggTGCTGTGGTTGGCATTGAGTGTCACTATTTGAG GAAGCAGAATGTGAGCAGCAATGCCCTGGTGCCAACCTGGATCCCCTACTATGCTACAATGGCGGCTGAGGCACAACTGAATTTCTCACTGAGGCTGATGGATG ATGCATGGCAGAATGAGAGGGCCTCCAATGTGTACTTCCTGGGAAGTGTCCTGAACATTGAAGCCTCTGTCCTTGTGGGCAACAGTCAGCCCCTGCGTGTCTTTGTGGACAGCTGTGTGGCCACCTTGGTCCCTGATGTGACCTCTGTCCCTAGCTATGCCTTTGTGCAGAACTCTGG GTGCCTGACTGATGCCAAGGTGACAGGATCCCGCTCCCAGTTCCTGCCCAGAAAGCAGGATGACAAGCTGCAGCTTCAGCTGGATGCTTTCAGGTTCTCTCAGGATGGCAGGAGCTCA CTGTACATTACTTGCAGCCTGAGAGCAACAGTGGCTTCTGTGCCTGTGGATTCCCAACACAAGGCTTGTTCCTTCTCTCTTGCCGCTAACAG GTGGGTGTCTGTGGATGGGAATGAccaggtgtgtggctgctgtGACGCCAGCTGTGGGCTTGCAGGTGTAGCAG GTGCTCAAGGCACAGGTTTTCTGGGCCCCATTGCTATCCAACAGGGTCCTCCCACGGCTAGTCAGCCTGGACAGCTGTATATTCTGAAGGGATAG